From one Mytilus trossulus isolate FHL-02 chromosome 10, PNRI_Mtr1.1.1.hap1, whole genome shotgun sequence genomic stretch:
- the LOC134686751 gene encoding uncharacterized protein LOC134686751, giving the protein MAEAFITAINSASEEANSPKATPSRSDNKNEKSSGKQTGSRKKTTSKSRKASSTCAKEVSEEPETMSTTGLSVNIENELRAEISSVKETVNSVNSRMDIFLPLFEKFVSQTVTSGGQIETDREIATSGGQNISQDSRDIATSGGQNSLRHASVANHDNDIDDAISLQPDRDERRGLDLDLDSDNESQHSSVKNSTHNRFQRYSVVDKDSLDTENVSRDILGDIFGEDAKTKPDKSEAGIVLDQSQINILNQSWHCDNPLLLSTYKEEYRASFPVSDKSADILNLPKLDDITQTLLCKRHGPNAGKAHNKLFSKPEKIFENMAFKGQSAARMGLIITAYMQQALGSLMEKLNDSEPNIDLLVQMVKDIFAMSVKSMDQTARTGAFHHLIRRKATLLDTGLEDITELNDKFLSLKLSSDGVLGKDFEEKLKNRSETNKQIKDLLPELTRKSATSTSSFKRKSAIIHTSQDTNGPKVAKNDFSNFRIPKVAAKPSENKGGFKPNFRRFGSGRKEADGEKKGSFRGNGRSK; this is encoded by the coding sequence ATGGCAGAAGCTTTCATTACGGCCATTAATTCGGCAAGTGAAGAAGCAAATTCTCCTAAAGCTACTCCGTCTCGCTCTGATAATAAAAACGAGAAATCGTCAGGTAAACAGACCGGAAGTCGTAAAAAGACGACAAGTAAGTCTCGTAAAGCTAGCAGCACGTGTGCTAAAGAAGTATCAGAGGAACCGGAGACAATGTCAACAACAGGTTTGTctgtaaacatagaaaatgaattgAGGGCAGAAATTTCTAGTGTCAAAGAGACCGTTAATTCGGTGAATTCTCGAATGGACATTTTTCTACCTCTTTTCGAGAAGTTCGTTTCACAAACTGTCACTTCAGGTGGACAAATAGAAACGGACAGAGAAATTGCCACTTCAGGTGGGCAGAACATTTCTCAGGACTCGAGGGACATTGCCACGTCAGGTGGGCAAAATTCTCTCAGACATGCTAGTGTTGCAAATCATGATAATGACATTGATGATGCAATTTCCCTTCAACCGGATAGAGACGAAAGAAGGGGTCTTGATTTAGATTTAGATTCTGATAATGAATCCCAACATTCTTCTGTGAAAAACAGTACACACAACCGTTTTCAGAGATATTCGGTAGTTGATAAGGACTCTCTTGATACTGAAAATGTCAGTAGAGATATCCTTGGTGACATTTTTGGTGAAGATGCCAAAACTAAACCAGACAAATCTGAAGCTGGTATTGTTCTGGATCAAAGTCagattaatattttgaatcaatCATGGCACTGTGATAATCCTTTATTATTGTCAACTTATAAAGAGGAATATAGGGCTAGTTTTCCAGTGAGTGATAAATCAGCTGATATTCTTAACTTACCAAAACTAGATGACATTACTCAAACTTTACTGTGTAAACGACATGGTCCTAATGCTGGTAAAGCtcataataaacttttttctaaacctgagaaaatttttgaaaatatggcTTTCAAAGGTCAGTCAGCAGCTAGAATGGGTTTGATTATTACGGCATACATGCAACAAGCCTTAGGTTCATTAATGGAAAAACTAAATGATTCTGAACCAAATATTGATTTACTTGTACAAATGGTCAAAGATATTTTTGCCATGTCAGTGAAATCTATGGATCAAACAGCTAGAACAGGTGCATTTCATCATCTGATCCGTAGGAAAGCCACTTTGTTAGATACAGGTCTAGAGGACATAACAGAGCTTAATGATAAGTTTTTATCTCTTAAATTGTCAAGTGATGGTGTTCTTGGGAAAGATTTTGAAGAGAAACTGAAAAATCGTTCtgagacaaacaaacaaatcaaagatTTACTACCAGAGTTAACTCGTAAATCAGCTACCTCAACTTCAAGTTTTAAAAGGAAGAGTGCTATCATTCATACTAGCCAAGACACTAATGGTCCTAAAGTAGCTAAAAATGACTTTTCCAATTTTCGCATTCCTAAGGTAGCAGCTAAACCTAGTGAAAACAAAGGTGGATTTAAACCTAATTTCAGACGCTTTGGTTCTGGTAGAAAAGAGGCTGATGGTGAAAAGAAAGGTTCTTTTCGTGGCAATGGTAGATCTAAATGA